A window of the Arachis duranensis cultivar V14167 chromosome 5, aradu.V14167.gnm2.J7QH, whole genome shotgun sequence genome harbors these coding sequences:
- the LOC127747630 gene encoding uncharacterized protein LOC127747630 yields MFTNKLKALTVSLKRWHKDNFGDMDSRVKKFEEVIKKIDDIVSAGSYDGTMDARRKALVTCCVKWYVRKEIHWKQMSRLQHARDMDKNIRYFHNLASARGRNNRIDSLVINERLARNQARIRNAITGFYKELYRQEYASLIGIRNGLVKQIDDEEAAVLEEMHQLRKYERQFGIVSPVKYQNSKLPTDANVTLVALAPKFVGAKEIKDLRPIGMVGCVYKVIYKVLKQAAIVKLDFQKAYDRVRSSFVDIVLQKMGFGLRWRTWVKECVTIASMSMLINGSPSKPFKMERGLKQGDPLSHFLFVLVVDVLHKMVGEAEMETLVNYKRLLRCFELMSGLCINFDKSSLIPVNCEKE; encoded by the exons ATGTTCACAAACAAGTTGAAGGCTTTGACAGTATCGCTAAAAAGATGGCATAAGGATAATTTTGGGGACATGGATAGCAGGGTAAAGAAGTTTGAGGAAGTGATTAAGAAGATTGATGATATCGTTAGTGCTGGTAGTTATGATGGAACAATGGATGCTAGACGGAAAGCTCTGGTGACTTGCTGTGTGAAGTGGTATGTCAGAAAAGAGATTCATTGGAAGCAGATGTCTCGATTGCAACATGCTAGAGATATGGACAAGAACATTAGGTACTTCCATAACCTAGCGTCGGCTAGAGGGAGGAACAACAGAATCGATTCTTTAGTGATCAATGAAAGATTGGCACGAAATCAGGCCAGAATAAGGAATGCGATTACGGGTTTTTATAAAGAATTGTATAGGCAGGAGTATGCTTCTTTGATTGGGATCCGTAATGGGTTGGTTAAACAGATTGATGACGAAGAGGCAGCAGTGCTAGAGGAAATGCATCAACTAAGGAAGTACGAGAGGCAGTTTGGGATTGTGAGTCCAGTAAAGTACCAG AATTCGAAGCTACCAACAGATGCTAATGTTACTTTGGTGGCGCTAGCTCCAAAATTTGTGGGggccaaggaaatcaaagacCTGAGACCTATTGGTATGGTTGGCTGTGTTTATAAGGTGATATACAAAGTGCTG AAGCAGGCGGCAATTGTTAAGCTAGACTTTCAGAAAGCCTACGACAGAGTGAGATCGAGCTTTGTGGATATAGTGCTACAGAAGATGGGTTTTGGTCTTAGATGGAGGACTTGGGTGAAGGAATGTGTGACTATAGCGTCTATGTCAATGTTGATCAATGGGTCACCATCCAAGCCGTTCAAGATGGAGAGAGGACTCAAACAAGGAGATCCTCTCtctcattttctgtttgttcTTGTCGTTGACGTTCTGCACAAGATGGTGGGGGAGGCG GAAATGGAGACACTTGTGAATTATAAGAGGCTCCTGCGTTGTTTTGAGTTAATGTCTGGCCTGTGTATCAACTTTGATAAGTCGAGCCTAATTCCAGTCAACTGTGAGAAGGAATGA